Proteins encoded within one genomic window of Candidatus Thermoplasmatota archaeon:
- a CDS encoding hydroxymethylglutaryl-CoA reductase, degradative, translating into MSDAPFSSRIPGFHKLALPERAATIGRLCKLSAEETAALSASLAPADASSMIENVIGVHALPLGVSTNFVVNGRDVLVPMAIEESSVVAAASNAARMARDHGGFRAQADPPVMIGQVQILDVSDAVAAGKAIEASLPRLRSVVNDPKSTMVRMGGGLQGVESRAVATPEGTMLVVHLLVDVRDAMGANAVNTVCESLAPILAELSGGRAVLRILSNYADRRLARASAVFDRDLLGGARVVEDMVRAFAFADADPWRAATHNKGVMNGIDAVVAATGNDTRAVEAGAHAWAARTGRYRSLTRARRTPEGHLAAEIELPLALGVVGGATKVHPTARVALKILGTAGAGELACVVASVGLAQNVAAVRALCDEGIQKGHMALHARNVAIMAGARGDQVEAVAERMVREGNVRVSRAQEILAGNV; encoded by the coding sequence GTGTCCGACGCGCCGTTTTCCTCCCGCATTCCGGGCTTCCACAAGCTTGCGCTTCCCGAGCGCGCGGCCACGATTGGGCGCCTGTGCAAGCTCTCGGCGGAGGAGACGGCCGCGCTTTCGGCAAGCCTCGCTCCCGCCGACGCAAGCTCGATGATCGAGAACGTGATCGGCGTGCACGCGCTTCCGCTTGGCGTCTCGACGAACTTCGTCGTGAACGGGCGCGACGTTCTCGTTCCCATGGCGATCGAAGAGTCCTCGGTCGTGGCGGCGGCCAGCAACGCGGCCCGCATGGCGCGCGACCACGGCGGCTTCCGCGCGCAGGCCGACCCGCCCGTCATGATCGGCCAAGTGCAGATCCTCGACGTATCCGACGCCGTGGCCGCGGGCAAGGCGATCGAGGCTTCGCTGCCGCGCCTGCGATCCGTCGTGAATGATCCCAAGAGCACGATGGTCCGCATGGGCGGGGGCCTCCAGGGCGTCGAATCGCGGGCGGTCGCGACGCCCGAGGGCACCATGCTCGTCGTGCACCTGCTCGTAGACGTGCGCGACGCCATGGGCGCAAACGCCGTCAACACCGTCTGCGAGTCGCTCGCGCCCATCCTCGCGGAGCTCTCGGGCGGACGGGCCGTGCTGCGGATCCTGTCGAACTACGCGGACCGACGCCTCGCACGCGCGAGCGCCGTCTTCGATCGCGACCTTCTGGGCGGCGCGCGCGTCGTCGAGGACATGGTGCGCGCGTTCGCCTTCGCCGACGCCGATCCCTGGCGCGCGGCCACGCACAACAAGGGCGTCATGAACGGAATCGACGCGGTGGTCGCCGCGACGGGCAACGACACGCGCGCCGTGGAGGCGGGTGCCCACGCGTGGGCCGCCCGAACCGGCCGCTACCGCAGCCTCACGCGCGCGCGACGCACGCCCGAGGGTCATCTTGCCGCGGAGATCGAGCTTCCGCTTGCCCTGGGCGTCGTCGGGGGCGCGACGAAGGTGCACCCGACGGCTCGCGTGGCGCTCAAGATCCTGGGCACGGCCGGCGCGGGGGAGCTCGCCTGCGTCGTCGCCTCGGTGGGCCTCGCGCAGAACGTGGCGGCCGTGCGGGCGCTCTGCGACGAGGGAATCCAGAAGGGCCACATGGCCCTGCACGCGAGAAACGTGGCGATCATGGCCGGCGCGCGGGGCGACCAGGTGGAAGCCGTCGCGGAGCGCATGGTGCGCGAGGGCAACGTGCGCGTGAGCCGGGCGCAGGAGATCCTGGCGGGGAACGTTTAA
- the pheT gene encoding phenylalanine--tRNA ligase subunit beta, which translates to MPVVKLRYSELVDLLGRKVPRETLLDTIPMLGADLERVEGDEWGVEFFPNRPDLYSPPGVARALRAYLGLRPGLVRYPVGSSRWRVDVAPSVRKVRPVLVGALVDGVRMDDRRIQSLMDLQEDLHWGLGARRRKVSIGVHDRAALSPPLAYEAVPPDSVSFVPLQGEKEMTLREILAEHPKGRAYAHLLAGSPRYPLLCDAKGQVLSFPPIINGTLTTVTGTTRDLFVDVTGTDEIACRRALAIVAAHFAEDGAKLRAVTIRAGARRVRTPDLSPSRRTLDPARARALLGFDLSPRDMAACLARMGHRASFSRGRLRVESPAWRTDLLHEVDLVEDVAIGHGYREVPETAPRSVTFGAPLASERVGEAAREAMLGLGYSEVMTLSLTSDRESHEALHVLRSRVTLANPITEDHTIVRTSLLPSLLSILRANVRRDLPQQIFEVGDVVTPVPKGPPENRRMLAAVRIAPRASFTEAKSLAQALLRDLALPWQIRATEHGAFVEGRCGGLFRDDEPWGVFGEIHPRTVEAFGLGNPVIALELRLPLRPLAEGPA; encoded by the coding sequence ATGCCGGTCGTGAAGCTTCGGTACTCCGAGCTCGTGGACCTTCTCGGAAGGAAGGTGCCGCGCGAGACGCTTCTCGACACGATCCCGATGCTCGGCGCCGATCTCGAGCGCGTCGAGGGGGACGAATGGGGCGTCGAGTTCTTTCCCAACCGGCCGGACCTCTACAGCCCGCCGGGCGTGGCGCGCGCGCTGCGAGCCTACCTCGGCCTGCGACCGGGCCTTGTCCGCTACCCCGTCGGCTCGAGCCGGTGGCGCGTCGACGTTGCGCCCTCCGTCCGAAAGGTGCGTCCGGTTCTCGTCGGGGCGCTTGTGGACGGCGTGCGCATGGACGACCGCCGCATCCAGTCGCTCATGGACCTTCAGGAGGATCTCCATTGGGGCCTTGGGGCGCGGCGTCGCAAGGTCTCGATCGGCGTGCACGACCGCGCGGCGCTCTCGCCGCCTCTGGCCTACGAGGCCGTGCCGCCGGACTCCGTCTCCTTCGTCCCTCTGCAGGGCGAGAAGGAGATGACGCTCCGCGAGATCCTGGCCGAGCACCCCAAGGGACGCGCGTACGCCCACCTGCTCGCCGGATCCCCGCGGTACCCCCTCCTTTGCGACGCCAAGGGCCAGGTGCTCTCGTTCCCACCGATCATCAACGGCACGCTTACGACCGTGACGGGGACCACTCGCGATCTCTTCGTGGACGTGACGGGCACCGACGAGATCGCGTGCCGCCGCGCGCTTGCGATCGTGGCGGCCCACTTCGCCGAGGACGGGGCGAAGCTCCGGGCCGTCACCATCCGCGCGGGCGCCCGCCGCGTCCGCACGCCCGACCTTTCGCCCTCCCGCCGCACGCTCGATCCCGCGCGCGCCCGCGCCCTCTTGGGCTTCGACCTGTCGCCCCGCGACATGGCCGCGTGCCTGGCGAGGATGGGACATCGGGCGAGCTTCTCGCGCGGCCGTCTTCGCGTCGAGAGCCCGGCGTGGCGAACCGACCTCTTGCACGAGGTCGACCTCGTGGAAGACGTCGCCATCGGCCACGGGTACCGCGAGGTGCCGGAAACCGCGCCGCGGTCGGTCACCTTCGGAGCGCCGCTTGCCAGCGAGCGCGTGGGCGAAGCCGCGCGCGAGGCGATGCTGGGGCTCGGGTACTCCGAGGTCATGACGCTCTCGCTCACGAGCGACCGCGAATCGCACGAGGCGTTGCACGTGCTGCGCTCCCGCGTGACGCTTGCCAATCCCATCACCGAGGACCACACGATCGTGCGCACGAGCCTCCTCCCAAGCCTCCTTTCCATCCTCCGCGCAAACGTGCGCCGGGACCTTCCCCAGCAGATCTTCGAGGTGGGAGATGTCGTGACGCCGGTGCCAAAAGGCCCGCCGGAGAACCGTCGCATGCTCGCGGCCGTGCGGATCGCGCCGCGCGCGAGCTTCACGGAGGCGAAGTCCCTGGCCCAGGCGCTCCTGCGCGACCTCGCCTTGCCCTGGCAGATCCGCGCGACCGAGCACGGCGCGTTCGTCGAGGGCCGCTGCGGCGGCCTCTTCCGGGACGACGAGCCGTGGGGCGTCTTCGGCGAGATCCACCCCCGCACCGTCGAAGCCTTCGGACTTGGGAATCCCGTGATCGCGCTCGAGCTTCGGCTTCCCCTGCGGCCGCTTGCCGAGGGCCCTGCCTAG
- a CDS encoding response regulator produces MTRAPTYDDLFQTMASASVGNENARVAVPEDPDLRDVATRLAIALNLLLEDLEQRSADRQESARAAAAAAEKEKLLAMMSHEIRTPLNGVIGMTSVLLGTELTAEQREMADTIRRSGQHLLALVNDILDFSKMEAARLELERYPFDPRQCVEDVVEIAAAEASAKGLELLYEVSDSVPRRVEGDAGRLRQILLNLVGNALKFTQRGEVIVRVDGRPLDDGALELRVSVTDTGPGIPQDQLPRLFQPFVQGDASVTRAQGGTGLGLAISRGLCERMGGRIWAESAPGRGSTFHFTARVGVAPGAPQKPAASPALARRILVVVDDNAASREMLTRHVVSWGMRSLAFARGQEALDRVRAGERFDVIVIDYRMPKGDGLWLAREVRALPEAHEVPIILLVPVTERRQDLPIQELRIAAVLPKPLRASQLYNALIAIFAPGQAGRPTTPERTRLDPAFASRHPLRILVVEDNAGNQAVAIRMLESLGYHPDLAGNGSEAVTAATRKPEVVLMDVHMPDMDGLEATRRILARHAGEDAPQIIALTADASPQERERCLAAGMVDYLVKPLLPETLVAALRTATARKAARSATGTPALDALRASFRSPRTVREIVEAYLDAVPPLLQELRTAIRHGDAQAIQRIGHTLASTASRLDAPTLERLARSLEAAHDGDLGPASDLAAAVEAQWPDVAKRVRAWLAQLPAA; encoded by the coding sequence GTGACGCGCGCTCCCACCTACGACGATCTCTTCCAAACGATGGCCTCCGCCTCCGTGGGCAACGAGAATGCGCGCGTTGCGGTGCCCGAGGACCCCGATCTTCGTGACGTCGCCACCCGCCTTGCCATCGCGCTCAACCTCCTCCTGGAGGACCTCGAGCAGCGGTCCGCGGATCGTCAGGAGTCGGCGCGCGCGGCGGCTGCGGCCGCGGAGAAGGAGAAGCTCCTCGCGATGATGAGCCACGAGATCCGCACGCCGCTGAACGGCGTCATCGGCATGACAAGCGTCCTGCTGGGCACGGAGCTCACCGCGGAGCAGCGCGAGATGGCCGACACGATCCGGCGCAGCGGCCAGCATCTCCTCGCTCTCGTGAACGACATCCTCGACTTCTCGAAGATGGAGGCCGCCCGGTTGGAGCTCGAGCGGTATCCGTTCGATCCGCGGCAGTGCGTGGAGGACGTGGTGGAGATCGCCGCCGCCGAAGCCTCGGCCAAGGGCCTCGAGCTTCTCTACGAGGTGTCCGATTCCGTGCCGCGCCGCGTGGAGGGAGACGCGGGGCGCCTGCGGCAGATCCTGCTCAACCTCGTGGGCAACGCCCTCAAGTTCACCCAACGCGGCGAGGTGATCGTCCGCGTGGACGGCCGTCCCCTCGACGACGGCGCCTTGGAGCTCCGGGTCTCGGTGACGGACACCGGGCCCGGCATTCCACAAGACCAGCTTCCCCGGCTGTTCCAGCCCTTCGTGCAAGGCGACGCGTCGGTCACGCGCGCGCAGGGCGGCACCGGCCTTGGACTTGCGATCAGCCGGGGACTATGCGAGCGCATGGGCGGGCGAATCTGGGCGGAGAGCGCGCCGGGCCGGGGATCCACGTTCCACTTCACGGCGCGCGTCGGCGTGGCCCCCGGCGCGCCGCAAAAGCCCGCCGCCTCGCCTGCGCTTGCTCGGCGGATTCTCGTCGTCGTCGACGACAACGCCGCGAGCCGGGAGATGCTGACACGTCACGTGGTCTCGTGGGGCATGCGTTCGCTCGCGTTTGCCCGGGGCCAAGAGGCGCTGGATCGGGTTCGGGCCGGCGAGCGGTTCGACGTGATCGTCATCGACTACCGCATGCCGAAGGGGGACGGGCTTTGGCTCGCGCGCGAGGTGCGGGCCCTCCCGGAGGCGCACGAGGTTCCGATCATCTTGCTGGTGCCGGTCACCGAGCGTCGACAGGACCTGCCGATTCAGGAGCTTCGCATCGCAGCCGTGCTGCCCAAGCCCCTTCGGGCCTCGCAGCTCTACAACGCCCTCATCGCGATCTTCGCGCCGGGGCAAGCCGGTCGGCCGACCACGCCGGAACGGACGCGGCTCGACCCCGCTTTCGCTTCGCGTCATCCGCTGCGAATCCTCGTCGTCGAAGACAACGCGGGCAACCAGGCCGTGGCCATCCGCATGCTGGAGAGCCTGGGCTACCACCCCGACCTCGCGGGCAACGGCTCCGAGGCGGTCACGGCCGCGACGCGCAAACCCGAGGTCGTCCTCATGGATGTGCACATGCCCGACATGGACGGCCTGGAGGCCACGCGCCGGATCCTCGCCCGCCACGCGGGCGAGGACGCGCCCCAGATCATCGCGCTAACGGCGGACGCCTCGCCCCAGGAGCGGGAGCGCTGCCTGGCTGCGGGCATGGTCGACTACCTCGTGAAGCCCCTCCTTCCCGAAACGCTCGTCGCCGCGCTGCGCACGGCCACGGCGCGCAAGGCCGCGCGGAGCGCGACGGGCACGCCCGCCCTCGACGCGTTGCGGGCCTCGTTCCGCTCGCCCCGGACCGTGCGCGAGATCGTGGAGGCGTACCTCGACGCCGTGCCGCCGCTTCTGCAGGAGCTCCGCACGGCCATCCGCCACGGGGACGCCCAGGCCATCCAGAGGATCGGCCATACGCTTGCGTCCACCGCGTCGCGGCTCGACGCGCCCACCCTCGAGCGCCTGGCCCGAAGCCTCGAGGCCGCGCACGACGGCGACCTCGGACCCGCAAGCGACCTCGCCGCGGCCGTGGAAGCCCAGTGGCCCGACGTCGCAAAGCGGGTCCGAGCGTGGCTTGCGCAGCTGCCGGCCGCATGA